From Candidatus Stygibacter australis:
TACTGGAGACCTATGAATCCATTTTCTTCGACTAATTTCTGTCCTTCTGCTGAGAGTACGAAGTCGATATATTTCTTTGCCATGCCACGCGGTCTGCCATTTGTGTACATGTGCAAAGTACGGGCGATAGGATATTGCTTATTGAGAACAGTTTCTTTACTGGGCATCACGCCATTGATCTTAAGACCTTTTACGCTGCTGGTAAGATAGCCAATACCCACATAACCAATTGCACCTGGAGTATCTTTTATAGTGGTTGCCACGGCATTATTAGATGCCAGCATCAAAGCACTATCTACCACCTGAGCGTCACTCATCACTTTTTCATTGAAAACTTCAAAAGTTCCTGAGGATACGTCACGGCTAACTATTACGATTGGCTTTGAAGCTCCACCAAGATCTTTCCAGTTACTAATGCTGCCGCTATATATTCCCTGCACCTGCTCGATAGTGAGAGCATTTACGCCATTAGATGGGTTTACCACTATTGCTATGG
This genomic window contains:
- a CDS encoding phosphate ABC transporter substrate-binding protein, translating into MNNLTRILVVAALMTLVIFPAFAGKNANSLTIAGSTTVLPIAQSCAEAYMNAHPEADISVRGGGSSVGIANIMAGTADIGDASRHAKTKEIVQARSQGINLVENVVANDAIAIVVNPSNGVNALTIEQVQGIYSGSISNWKDLGGASKPIVIVSRDVSSGTFEVFNEKVMSDAQVVDSALMLASNNAVATTIKDTPGAIGYVGIGYLTSSVKGLKINGVMPSKETVLNKQYPIARTLHMYTNGRPRGMAKKYIDFVLSAEGQKLVEENGFIGLQ